DNA from SAR324 cluster bacterium:
AGAAAGTTTGACTGTATTCATCCGGAATTTTGCTATTGCATCACAGATCCCAGCTGGATGATTTGGACCAAGCACAGCTTTTTGATCACGGACATAAGATTCCTTAGTTGGCCAACGCATGACCATTGTTCCATTTCCTGCGCCATCCACTGAGCCATGGACAAGAAGATAAGCAGACCATGCTCTCTTTCCATCCACACTCCAGCTCACAGCAAGTGAAAATCAAACTCGTTGGTGTTCCATTGGATGAGATCATGGAGGGGAATGCACGTTGCTGGTGGCCGCTAGAATAGTTGGTTTGATAATTTATGCGAACACTGAACTCGTTTTCAACAACTGAAATTGCAGTTAAATCCTACCTAATAATTGTTGACTCCAAAATCCGATTCAATTAGTTTCCAGACAATCGTTTCCACTAAAATCATGTTTGATTTGTCGTAAGTACGGAAAGTCATGTTTTTCTCAATATTTCGCTTTTAGCGAATTTGATGGGTAGGAAATGAGAATCGTAACTTTACGGAGTAAGTGAATGTCACTCGAGAAACTGAAGAAGATTTCGGATATCTGTATTCTTGTTGAGAATGTAGAAAAGACGATTGAGTTCTACACAAAGAAACTGAATCTTAAAATTCGTCGTCGTGCGGAGGGTTTCGTTGATTTTTATGGTGACACGATTACCTTGGCAGCGTGGGAACTAGATCATATTAACTCTCATACTGGCGTCTCAAATAAACGTTCTCCAAAGCATGCACACAAAGCATGTATAGCCGTCGAATTGGAATCTCCTGAAAC
Protein-coding regions in this window:
- a CDS encoding VOC family protein; the protein is MSLEKLKKISDICILVENVEKTIEFYTKKLNLKIRRRAEGFVDFYGDTITLAAWELDHINSHTGVSNKRSPKHAHKACIAVELESPETVDQIYTELSQRGVVFYGEPESYVWNARCAYFTDPDGTLWELYAWEEGGPGDYHEVNAEESSHH